One genomic region from Bubalus bubalis isolate 160015118507 breed Murrah chromosome 24, NDDB_SH_1, whole genome shotgun sequence encodes:
- the FZD9 gene encoding frizzled-9, which translates to MAVPPLRRALLLWQLLAAGGAALEIGRFDPERGRGPAPCQVVEIPMCRGIGYNLTRMPNLLGHTSQGEAAAELAEFAPLVQYGCHSHLRFFLCSLYAPMCTDQVSTPIPACRPMCEQARLRCAPIMEQFNFGWPDSLDCARLPTRNDPHALCMEAPENATAGPTEPHKGLGMLPVAPRPARPAEDALQGAGGTCENPEKFQYVEKSRSCAPRCGPGVEVFWSRRDKDFALVWMAVWSALCFFSTAFTVLTFLLEPHRFQYPERPIIFLSMCYNVYSLAFLIRAVAGAQSVACDQEAGALYVIQEGLENTGCTLVFLLLYYFGMASSLWWVVLTLTWFLAAGKKWGHEAIEAHGSYFHMAAWGLPALKTIVILTLRKVAGDELTGLCYVANMDAAALTGFVLVPLSCYLVLGTSFLLTGFVALFHIRKIMKTGGTNTEKLEKLMVKIGVFSILYTVPATCVIVCYVYERLNMDFWRLQATEQACSAATTPGGRRDCSLQGGSVPTVAVFMLKIFMSLVVGITSGVWVWSSKTFQTWQSLCHRKMAAGRARAKACRAPGGYGRGTHGHYKAPTVVLHMTKTDPSLENPTHL; encoded by the coding sequence ATGGCCGTGCCGCCGCTCCGCCGAGCGCTGCTGCTGTGGCAGCTTTTGGCTGCGGGCGGCGCGGCGCTGGAGATCGGCCGCTTCGACCCGGAGCGCGGGCGCGGGCCGGCGCCGTGCCAGGTGGTGGAGATCCCCATGTGCCGCGGCATCGGCTACAACCTGACCCGTATGCCCAACCTGCTGGGCCACACGTCGCAGGGCGAGGCGGCCGCCGAGCTGGCCGAGTTCGCGCCGCTCGTGCAGTACGGCTGTCACAGCCACCTGCGCTTCTTCCTGTGCTCGCTCTACGCACCCATGTGCACCGACCAGGTCTCGACGCCCATCCCCGCCTGCCGGCCCATGTGCGAGCAGGCGCGCCTGCGCTGCGCGCCCATCATGGAGCAGTTCAACTTCGGCTGGCCGGACTCGCTGGACTGCGCCCGGCTGCCCACGCGCAACGACCCGCATGCGCTCTGCATGGAGGCGCCCGAGAACGCCACGGCTGGCCCCACCGAGCCCCACAAGGGCCTGGGCATGCTGCCCGTGGCGCCGCGGCCCGCGCGGCCCGCCGAGGACGCCCTCCAGGGCGCCGGCGGCACCTGCGAGAACCCGGAGAAGTTCCAGTACGTAGAGAAGAGCCGCTCGTGCGCGCCGCGCTGCGGGCCAGGCGTCGAGGTGTTCTGGTCGCGGCGCGACAAGGACTTCGCGCTCGTCTGGATGGCCGTGTGGTCGGCGCTGTGCTTCTTCTCCACCGCCTTCACCGTGCTCACCTTCCTGCTGGAGCCGCACCGCTTCCAGTACCCGGAGCGTCCCATCATCTTCCTCTCCATGTGCTACAACGTCTACTCGCTGGCCTTCCTCATCCGGGCCGTGGCCGGGGCCCAGAGCGTGGCCTGCGACCAGGAGGCGGGTGCGCTTTACGTGATCCAGGAGGGCCTGGAGAACACGGGCTGCACCCTCGTCTTCCTGCTGCTCTACTACTTCGGCATGGCCAGCTCGCTCTGGTGGGTGGTGCTGACCCTCACCTGGTTCCTGGCCGCCGGCAAGAAATGGGGCCACGAGGCCATCGAGGCCCACGGCAGCTACTTCCACATGGCAGCCTGGGGCCTGCCAGCCCTCAAGACCATTGTTATCCTGACGCTGCGCAAGGTGGCGGGGGATGAGCTGACCGGGCTCTGTTATGTGGCCAATATGGACGCGGCGGCGCTCACCGGTTTCGTGCTGGTGCCCCTCTCCTGCTACCTGGTGCTGGGCACGAGCTTCCTCCTGACAGGCTTCGTGGCCCTCTTCCACATCCGCAAGATCATGAAGACCGGGGGTACCAACACAGAGAAGCTGGAGAAGCTCATGGTCAAGATTGGGGTCTTCTCCATCCTTTACACCGTGCCTGCCACCTGTGTCATTGTGTGCTACGTCTACGAACGCCTCAACATGGACTTCTGGCGCCTGCAGGCCACGGAACAGGCCTGCTCGGCGGCCACCACGCCCGGCGGCCGGAGGGACTGCTCGCTGCAAGGGGGCTCGGTGCCCACCGTGGCTGtttttatgctcaaaatcttcatGTCGTTGGTGGTGGGCATCACCAGCGGCGTCTGGGTGTGGAGCTCCAAGACTTTCCAGACCTGGCAGAGCCTGTGCCACCGCAAGATGGCAGCTGGCCGGGCCCGGGCAAAGGCCTGCCGGGCCCCCGGGGGCTATGGCCGGGGCACCCACGGCCACTATAAGGCCCCCACTGTGGTCTTGCACATGACTAAGACAGAtccttctctggagaaccctacaCACCTCTAG